A segment of the Entomomonas moraniae genome:
TTGCGGTGTCAAACGCTCCGATACAACATCAGCTCGGTCCATTGCAAAATCTGATCCGTTAATACTGGCTATTTTATATATAACATAAGCCTGCAAGTTATCAACTGCTACGCCTGTTCCCATACTATACATGTCAGCTAAACGGACTTGTGCATCAACAGAAGCTTGGCTTGATGCAGCCTTAAGCCAATATATTGCTTCTGAAAAATCAGGTGGTATAAGTTTACCATCCGAGTAGTAAATGCCTAATAAATACTGCGCATCCTTATCACCTGATTGTGCAGCCAACTTGCATTGACTAATCATAAATGCTTGCTGATCGGGTGAAACTTTAAGCGAGCAAGAGGTAGCTTTCGGCAAAGAAATTCCCTCCGCCAACACATGACTAGATAAAAAGAAGAATAAAAAATTTAAAAAATAAAATTTACAATCTCTATATTTCATAGTCTTATTGACATCACCCATAATTATTAGCCACATACAACTAGCTTCTGCACAAAAGTTTACGCTCTTTTTTAATAATATAAAGGCTTAACAATAATTTTTTTCAGCTATTCGTTATTCATTAAATTTTGTGAAGTAGTTAACTGATCCCAGAATGACTTTATCACTGTTTTTTTGATCAAGGAGCAGCGATACAATCGAATCTCTAAAGGAATAAACCATTGCTCATCGCCACAGATAACCAATTCATTCCTTGCCAACTCATTGCTCACACTTAACTTAGGTAACCACGCCACGCCTAATCCTTCAATAGCCATTGCCTTCAAACTATCAGCAACTGCCGTTTCAAATAGCTTTACATAACGCAATTTAGACTGCCTTAATAGTAGATTAACAGAATGGCCTAAAAACGCACCCTGCCCATAAGCAAGCAAAGGAAACTGATGCTGATTGCTTATAGTAAATAGTGGCCTTTTGTTATCATCTAACCCACAAACAGGCACCATCTCCGTTTGACCTAAAACAAGCCAAGGAAAAAGCTCGGTAGGCAACTGTAACGCAGATTCAGGATCATGATAAGCTAACATTAAGTCACAGGCGCCTTCACGTATCGCTCGTGTTGCTTCCCCTACATTAGAGGCAACTAGCTGACAAGCAACCGAAAGTCCTTCTCTTCTAAGCCTAGCCATCCACTGAGGGAAAAAACCTTGCGCAAGAGAGTGCGCTGCAGCAAATCTTAAAATTTCACCTTGTGTTGTTTCTATATGGTGAATATGGCGAACTACTTCATGCAATTGCTCAATAATGTTACGGGCTGTTATCAAAAACACCTGCCCTGCCTCGGTTACCTCAATAGGCGTTCTTGAGCGATTAATCAAAGTAAAGCCTAAAACATCTTCAAGATTTTTAATCCGACGACTAAACGCTGGTTGAGTCACAAATCGTTGCTCTGCTGCCTTAGAAAAGCTACAGGTAGTCGCTAATACACTAAAATCTTCAAGCCATCTCAGTTCAATATTCATTTTGAAATCCATTACCGATAACACATTATGCATTTCTTGCATACTTTAGCAAATAATAGCATTAGCAAGTTTTTTTTTAAACTCCTATCATGGCTTATCTTTGAATAAAAAACACCTTTAACTAAAGAGATTTATTATGTCTGATTCTGCATTTCGTATTGAAAAAGATTTATTAGGCACACTTGAAGTACCTAGTGATGCCTATTATGGGGTACAAACTTTAAGAGCAATCAATAACTTTAAACTCAGTGGCATCACACTTTCCCACTTCCCAAAGCTTGTTAATGCCTTAGCTATGGTAAAGTGGGCAGCAGCAGCGGCCAATCATGAACTAGGTTATCTATCAGCCGAAAAACATACAGCTATCGCTAAGGCTTGTGAGCGCATCACTAACGGCGAATTTCACGATCAATTTCTAGTAGACATGATCCAAGGTGGCGCAGGCACATCAACCAATATGAATGCCAACGAAGTCATTGCGAATATTGCATTAGAAGAATTAGGCCACCAAAAAGGTGAATACAAATTCTTACACCCTAATAACGATGTTAATATGGCACAATCAACCAATGATGCCTACCCAACAGCTATTCGTATTGGTTTACTTTTAGGTTATGACTCACTATTAGATGCACTGGCTAAGCTCCGCGATGCTTTTGCAGCAAAAGGCGAAGAATTTGCCCATGTTATTAAAATGGGACGCACACAATTACAAGATGCCGTTCCAATGACCTTAGGTCAAGAATTCCGTGCATTTTCTACCACATTAACCGAAGACCTTGACCGTATTCGTTTACTGATCCCTGATTTACTTCGTGAAGTCAACTTAGGTGGAACCGCTATTGGAACGGGTATTAATGCAGATCCTCGCTATCAATTTTTAGCTGTACAACATCTCGCTCGTATTACAGGTCATGCGTTATTACCTGCAACAGATTTGATTGAAGCAACTTCAGACATGGGTGCCTTCGTGCTACTGTCTGGTATGTTAAAACGTACGGCGGTTAAACTCTCTAAAATTTGTAATGACTTACGCTTACTTTCAAGTGGTCCAAGAACAGGGATTAACGAAATCAATCTTCCTCCTAGACAACCTGGTAGCTCCATTATGCCTGGTAAAGTAAACCCTGTAATTCCCGAAGCAGTTAACCAAGTAGTGTTTGAGGTAATTGGTAATGATTTAGCCGTTACTCTGGCGGCAGAGGGCGGACAACTACAATTAAACGTAATGGAGCCATTAATTGCGTATAAAACATTTGACTCTATCCGTTTATTAACTCGTGCGATGGATATGTTACGTATACTTTGTATTGAAGGTATTACAGCTAATGAAGCACGTTGTAAAGACTTAGTAGAGCACTCAATTGGCTTAGTTACTGCATTAAACCCTTATATCGGTTATGAAAACTCAACCCGTATTGCTCGTATTGCCTTGGAAACAGGAAAAGGCGTTCTTGAGTTAGTACGTGAAGAAAAGTTACTGAGCGAAGAAACCTTAGAAGAAATTCTAAAACCTGAAAATATGATTGCGCCACATCTAGTTTTAAATGATTTGACCAAACATTAATTTTCATTTTCTATCTGTTGAATACTGTCGAGTCACTCTTTATTAGCTCGACAGTATCCATTTCCATTATAAAATCTCCTATCAAACTGACGTATCCACCTATTTCGTTTATAATGCTTGTTTAATTTTACACATTAAGGAATTATTATGAACACACCTCCTCAGTGCCCTGTTTGCGGTATGGATAATACTTATTTTGATGGTACTTTATTTATCTGCCCTGACTGTACCCATGAATGGGCCACCGGTGAAGAAAACATTGCTACAGGCGAGCTTGTTGTGAAAGACTCTAATGGAAACTTACTCCAAGATGGTGACGCTGTCATTTTGATTAAGGACCTCAAAGTTAAAGGTTCCTCTCTCGTCATCAAAAAAGGAACTAAAATCAAAAATATTAGACTCTGCGAAGGTGACCACAACTTAGATTGTAAGGTTGATGGCGTGGGCCTAAAACTAAAATCTGAGTTTATGAAAAAAGCTTGATAGATTAAACTAATAATCCAGTTTTTAGTCTAAATCTTCTTTATAAATGAATAAGAAGGATTGCTGTCAGGCTCCCTTCTTATACAATGAGCTTACCACACAATATTTTCTAAGGTTTTTTATGCAATTGCTTCATACGATTAAAGAATTACGAATTTGGCGTAAAGATAAAGACTTTATAGGCTTTGTCCCCACGATGGGAAATCTACACAATGGTCATTTGCAATTAGTCAAAGAAGCCAAAAAACAAACAGATCATGTTGTTGTCAGTATTTTTGTGAATCCTATTCAGTTTGGTGTAGGAGAAGACTTTGAGTCATACCCAAGAACATTAGATCAAGACATTGAAAAGCTCGTTGATGTTGGCGTCTCAGCAGTTTTTGCCCCCGAGGTTAAAGAACTTTACCCAACCCCACAGGTAACATTTGTTGAACCATCCGATATTCAATATCAACTATGCGGAGCTTCTCGCCAAGGCCATTTTAGAGGGGCCGCTACCGTTGTTAATAAACTATTTAATATTGTACAACCTAACATTGCGTGCTTTGGTAAAAAGGACTTTCAACAGCTTTTTATCATTAAAGAAATGGTGAACAATTTAAATATGCCGATCAAAATCATCGGTGTTGAAACAGGCCGTGCAAATGATGGGCTAGCACTTTCAAGCCGTAATGGTTATTTAAGCGACGCAGAAAGGCTACAAGCACCCGAGCTTTATAAAATACTGCAACAATTGCAACAAGCAATTCTAGAGGGGGATAATAACTACACAAACATGCTCAATCAAGCAACAACACATCTGAACACTCATGGATGGCAAGTTGAGTATCTTGAAGCACGTAGCGCAAAAACACTATTACCTGCACAAGTTGAAGATAAACATTTGGTTATTTTAGCTGCCGCTCGTCTTGGAAAAACAAGGCTGATCGATAATATTGAAATCACCTTATAACTTGACTGCCCCTTTCACAAGGGGCAAGACAGGCAACTAAGCTAAAACGCGCCGAGGCAATAAAAAGCTTAACAAAAATATAGCAGCTGCGGAAACAACAATGGCAGGCCCCGTTGGGGCATTTGAGTAATACGAAAAGACCAGACCTAAACAAACCGCTAATATACCTAAAATACTCGCTCCAACCGCCATTTGCTCAGGACTTTTAGCATGCCTTTGCGCTGTTGCAGGGGGGATAATCAACAAAGAAGCAATAAGCAAAACACCCACAATTTTCATCGCAACCGCAATCACAATAGCAACCATTAACATCAATGCCAAACGAATAATCGCAACAGGTAACCCTTCAACAGCTGATAACTCTTCATTAACAGTAATGGACAATAAATGCCGCCACAATGCAATTATTAAAATCAATGTTAATAAACAGCCACCTACAATCCAGTAAAGATCAGTTTGTGTGATGGTTAGAATATCACCAAACAAATACTCCATGACATCAACCCGCACATTAGGCATAAAACTAAGCACCACCAATCCTAGGGATAAGGTGCTATGAGCTAAAATTCCCAGTAATGTATCAGATGCCAACGGTTGTTTACGCTGTAGGCTCACTAATAAAATTGCAATCAACACACAACAAATAATCACTGCAAAGGTTAAGTTGATTTTCAGCATGAAGCCTAAAGCAACACCCAGTAAAGAGGCATGCGAGAGTGTATCTCCAAAATAAGCCATTTTACGCCACACAACAAATGAACCCAAAGGCCCTGCCACAATAGCAAGAGAAAGCCCTGCAATTAATGCAAACAAGATAAAACTAGGCATGGTTACACCCATCCCCACAGGTATGTTTATTTATAACTTGCCCATTCAAATTATGCTGATGATCATGGTGATGGTGATATATTGCAAAACTATTGGCGTGACTGCCGAACAACTCTTTAAATGCAGGATCATGACTCACTTGTTCAGGATGCCCAGAACAACAGATATGTTTATTTAGACAGATGACTTGATCAGTATTCGCCATCACTAAATTTAGATCATGCGATACCATTAGCACGCCACAGTGGTAGCGGCTACAAATAGCACTAATCAGCTTGTATAACTCCACTTGCCCATTAATATCGACGCCCTGCGTTGGTTCATCTAATACCAACAACTGGGGTCTGCGTAGCAGTGCCCTAGCCAATAAAACCCTTTGTAATTCACCACCAGAAACTCCATGCATAGACTTTTCGAGTATATGTGAAGCCCCAACCTCTTTCATAACCGTATTAATCTGTTCATCGGTTATATTAGGTAATAATTTTAAAAACCGCCTCACACTCAAAGGCAAACTCGGATTCAGTTGTAGTTTCTGAGGAACATAGCCTATGGTTAACCCATCTTGTCGCCATACTGTTCCAGAACTTGGTGTTAAAAGCCCTAACAAGGTTTTTAACAACGTTGTTTTACCAGCACCATTAGGCCCAATAATCGTTACTATCTGATCAGAATAAATACTCAGATTAATATTATCAAGAATAGACTGTTCACGAAGCTTTACATTTAACTGCGTCACTTCAATAAGTAGTATGCTCATACCGTTAATGGCTCTTTTGACAGTCAGAACATAGCCCAAGCACTTCTACTGTCTGATGACTGACTAAAAAACCTGCTTTATGTGTAGCTTCTTCAATAGATTTATTAATAGCCATATATTCGAGCTCTAGTGCGTTTTTGCATTGACTACAAATTAAAAAATAGCCCTCATGCGTATGCATTGGGTGAGAACAACCCACAAAAGCATTACATGAAGCTAAACGATGAATGAGTTGATTCTCCAGTAAAAAATCTAGAGCACGGTACACCGTAGGAGGCGCTGCATTACGACCGTCTTCTGTAGTTAGCGTATTAAGAATATCATAAGCTCCCAAGGGCTGATGGCTCTGCCATATAAGCGATAGCACACGCTTTCTTAAAACAGTCAACCTCACGCCACGATCTTGGCACAACTCTTCTGCTTGTTGCAATGCTTTATCAATGCATGTTTGGTGATCATGTTGATGAATTAAATTTTTAGCTTTATCCATTAGAATACTATAACGTTATTTTTTGTTATGTTATTATATAACATATTCATCGAGGGGGCTATATGCGTCTTAATAAACTTATTACTACCTATTTAAGCTTAATACTCATAGCATCGAGCTTAGCACAAGCTAAAGAGATAAAATTACTCACTAGCATAAAACCTATACAACTGATAGCTGCTGCAATTCAAGAGGGTATCAGCACCCCAGAGGTATTACTCCCCGTTGGCGCATCAGCACATCATTACTCATTAAGACCCGATGATATCCAAAAGATTCAAAATGCCGATCTATTTTATTGGATAGGTCCCGATATGGAGATATTCCTTACCAAAACGGTTGCCACGCGAAACAATAATGCAACAGCCATTCAGAAACTACCGAATATTAAACTGCGTCACTTCAGTGAAAATGAAAAAGACCACGATGAGCACGACCATGAACATCAAGCAGGCCAAATAGACCCACACCTTTGGTTGAGTCCTGAAAATGCTAACATCATAGCTACCCGAATGGCAGAGGATCTCTCAAAGCTAGATCCAGAGAATAAAGAACACTATCAGCACAACTTACAAGTTTTTCAAACTGAACTTAATGCAACCGACCGTGCAATCCGTGATGAGCTAGATAAAGTCACACTCGTTCCTTTCTTTGTATCCCACGAGACCTATGACTACTTTGAGGCAGCCTACGGAGTTAAGCATGCGGGTGTCTTTAGCCTAAATAGCAGTGTACAACCGGGTGTTAAGCAAGTAGCAGAAATGCAAGAGCGCCTAAAAAGCATGGGAAATAGTTGTATTTTCTATGAGCCACCTATCAAACCAAAACTCATTGATACATTAACAAATAATCTACCCGTTAAGAGCTATGAGCTTGACGCCATGGGAGCAGAAGTACCCATGACAAGTAAAGGATACCCTGCGCTTTTGAATGAACTTGCTAAGCAGCTACTGCAATGTAAAAAATAATGTCGTACAAGGCTAGTTATGCTTAATCGCCTCGACTTTATTCGGTAAGAACTGCCATACAAAGTAAGATAGTATTGCTAATAATGTACCTGCAATCACTAGCACAAACTCATGGGCATTCACAAAGGCTTCTTTTGCCGCATAAATTAATTGTTCGCTCAGCTCAGGCCTATCGATATGTTTTGCCACAGAAAAGGCCTCGCTGATAGAGCTCTCGACTAAACCAATCTGTGCTGGTAATAAGCCATCAGGAATAACAATATTATGTGAATAAATAACGGTCAGCATCATGCCAAATAAGACGATACCGAACCCAGCACCAAGTTCATAAGCCATACCCTCTATCGCACCTGCTGACGCTGATTTATTAACAGGCGCTGTTGACATAATGGCTGTTGTAGACGCTAACAAAGCAATACCCACACTCAATCCTAACAGAACCATCAATGCCCAAGCTATGTAGGGGGAAGTCAAAAAATCGCATAAAGCCAATCCAAAAAAGCTAAATGAGCTAATCACTATTCCACCCGTAGCCACAAGCCGTAATCCAAAACGTACCACTAACCAACCTGCTATAGGCCCACCAAAGCCACTGGCTAACATCAATGGCAGCATAAATAATCCTGCTTTAAGTGGCGTTAAGTCGTATACGAATTGTAATTCTTGCGCCATCAACAGCTGAAAACCCACAATACTTATCATGGCTGTCATCGCCATGACTGTACCCATTGCTAATACTTTCTGCTTCAATAATGAAAAATCAATCATTGGTGCTGTGCTGTTTAATTCATTTTTAATAAAAGAGAAAATAATAATAAAGCCCGTAATACCCAATATTAGAGGGATAACAAATTCTCCACTTGATCTAAACATTGTTTTTATTGCATAAATCAACAGTAAAATTCCCACAATAAAGAGTAATGCCTTACCAATCTCCCACTTCTGTTGGGTATTTTGCTCTTGATAAGGAATAATAATGAGTATGGCCATAATAGCGAAAATAACAATAGGAATATTTATTAGAAACACAGAGCCCCAATAAAAATACTGTAATAAATACCCACCAACTAATGGACCAATTGCAGCGCCAGCCACACCGACAGTTGCCCAGATACCTAAGGCCATGGCTCTTTCATTATCATCGGAAAACGTTTTACGCACACCCGCCAACGTAGCGGGTAAAATCATTGCAGCACCTATGGCTAACATAGCGCGTGTAATGATAAGCACAATAGCATTAGGTGCTAATGCAGCACCCAATGAGGCAAAGCCAAAAATAGCCAACCCGATGACCGCCAGTTTTTTGTAACCTAATCGATCACCTAAAGCCCCCATTGGCAATAATAGCCCTGCCATCACTAATGAGTAAATATCTATAATCCATAACAAATCGTTGGCTGAAGCTGATAACTGTACGCTAAGAGTCGGGACAGCCACATGCAAAACCGTTGCATCAATCGATACAGGTAAATAGATTACTATAATTAACGATAAAATTAGCCACTTGTTCGACATCATAACCCTCTTTAAATTTCTGAACATGCGTTCAAGTTGCAAATTCTATATAAAAGTTGAACACATGTCCATATTTGTTCATAATATAGATAGAAACAAAGGAAAATAAAATAAGATGGCATACTTAACAAAAAATCAACGTCATGAGGAAATATCAAAACTAGCCATGCAAATAGCGCTAGATGAAGGCCTTTCAGCCATCACCGCAAGACATATTGCGGCTAAAGGGAGCTTCGCTATAGGGCAAATACACCATCACTTTCAATCCATAAGCCAATTAAAAGCCTTGGCACTCCATAAAGTTTCAGATGACTTGATGACCCAAGCAGAACAAAACTACATCAATATCTCGATACCCGAACAACTCATTAATATCATTAGCCCTATCGAAGGGGAAATGGGGTCTATGATGAGAAAACTTTGGAGTGAAGCAGTTTTTCTGGCAGAACGTGATAATGAAATAAAGAAAGCCTATAAACAATCTATCGAAGAATGGCATCAAGCCATTGTTAAACTAATAAATCAAGGCAAAAAACAAAATATTTTTAATACCCCTATCCCCACAGAAACAGCATGGGAGCTTATCGCATTGAGTTGCGGTTTTGATAACATTGCAGTGATTGAAGAGTTTCGATTTGAAAAGCATATTATTAAAAATTGTATTTATCGCATCCTTCAAATCAATCCTCCTCTTATCTAATAGTAAAGAGCAACCAATAACTTAATCGTTTCTACTTTATCATAGTAAACATCACATAACATTCCATTGCCTTTTCTGCCGCCTCATCCACCGTATTAGCCCAATAAATCCCTGCATTCTTTTTAGGCGATAAACCTGCTTTACCTAAAGTCTTTTTCACATCATTATTAAGCCCAGATAGGATCACCACCATCCCTTTGGACTGAATATGCTCAATCATTAATTTGAAGGCCATTAAGCCTGATAAGTCGATAAAAGGAACGCTTTGTAAATAAATGATAACAACCTTCGTGCTACCACCAATAGTCGATAACCTTGCCATAGAATCTATGGCTTTACGGGCCACGCCAAAAAAGAAAGGCCCTGTAATACGGTATTCTAAAGCAAACGATTTATCAATATTGACACGCTGACGGCCCACTGTTTCCTCATCGGATAAAAGGTCAATCGTTGTAAGCTTTGCAACCCTTCTCATAAACAAAGCACAAGCCAATAGCATCCCAATCATCACCGCAATAACCATATCAAAAATAATGGTCAGGCTAAGGCAAGTAAATAATACTAATTTATCTTGTCGGGGCATCATCGGAAATATCCCTTTAAAATACCTGAAATCAGCCATCCCCCAAGCAACTACTAAAAGCAATGCAGCCAAACTCGCCATTGGCAAACGATTTAAGAAAGGCGTAAACAACAATAAAACCATT
Coding sequences within it:
- a CDS encoding zinc ABC transporter substrate-binding protein, producing MRLNKLITTYLSLILIASSLAQAKEIKLLTSIKPIQLIAAAIQEGISTPEVLLPVGASAHHYSLRPDDIQKIQNADLFYWIGPDMEIFLTKTVATRNNNATAIQKLPNIKLRHFSENEKDHDEHDHEHQAGQIDPHLWLSPENANIIATRMAEDLSKLDPENKEHYQHNLQVFQTELNATDRAIRDELDKVTLVPFFVSHETYDYFEAAYGVKHAGVFSLNSSVQPGVKQVAEMQERLKSMGNSCIFYEPPIKPKLIDTLTNNLPVKSYELDAMGAEVPMTSKGYPALLNELAKQLLQCKK
- a CDS encoding MFS transporter, with amino-acid sequence MMSNKWLILSLIIVIYLPVSIDATVLHVAVPTLSVQLSASANDLLWIIDIYSLVMAGLLLPMGALGDRLGYKKLAVIGLAIFGFASLGAALAPNAIVLIITRAMLAIGAAMILPATLAGVRKTFSDDNERAMALGIWATVGVAGAAIGPLVGGYLLQYFYWGSVFLINIPIVIFAIMAILIIIPYQEQNTQQKWEIGKALLFIVGILLLIYAIKTMFRSSGEFVIPLILGITGFIIIFSFIKNELNSTAPMIDFSLLKQKVLAMGTVMAMTAMISIVGFQLLMAQELQFVYDLTPLKAGLFMLPLMLASGFGGPIAGWLVVRFGLRLVATGGIVISSFSFFGLALCDFLTSPYIAWALMVLLGLSVGIALLASTTAIMSTAPVNKSASAGAIEGMAYELGAGFGIVLFGMMLTVIYSHNIVIPDGLLPAQIGLVESSISEAFSVAKHIDRPELSEQLIYAAKEAFVNAHEFVLVIAGTLLAILSYFVWQFLPNKVEAIKHN
- the aspA gene encoding aspartate ammonia-lyase — translated: MSDSAFRIEKDLLGTLEVPSDAYYGVQTLRAINNFKLSGITLSHFPKLVNALAMVKWAAAAANHELGYLSAEKHTAIAKACERITNGEFHDQFLVDMIQGGAGTSTNMNANEVIANIALEELGHQKGEYKFLHPNNDVNMAQSTNDAYPTAIRIGLLLGYDSLLDALAKLRDAFAAKGEEFAHVIKMGRTQLQDAVPMTLGQEFRAFSTTLTEDLDRIRLLIPDLLREVNLGGTAIGTGINADPRYQFLAVQHLARITGHALLPATDLIEATSDMGAFVLLSGMLKRTAVKLSKICNDLRLLSSGPRTGINEINLPPRQPGSSIMPGKVNPVIPEAVNQVVFEVIGNDLAVTLAAEGGQLQLNVMEPLIAYKTFDSIRLLTRAMDMLRILCIEGITANEARCKDLVEHSIGLVTALNPYIGYENSTRIARIALETGKGVLELVREEKLLSEETLEEILKPENMIAPHLVLNDLTKH
- the znuB gene encoding zinc ABC transporter permease subunit ZnuB, with amino-acid sequence MPSFILFALIAGLSLAIVAGPLGSFVVWRKMAYFGDTLSHASLLGVALGFMLKINLTFAVIICCVLIAILLVSLQRKQPLASDTLLGILAHSTLSLGLVVLSFMPNVRVDVMEYLFGDILTITQTDLYWIVGGCLLTLILIIALWRHLLSITVNEELSAVEGLPVAIIRLALMLMVAIVIAVAMKIVGVLLIASLLIIPPATAQRHAKSPEQMAVGASILGILAVCLGLVFSYYSNAPTGPAIVVSAAAIFLLSFLLPRRVLA
- a CDS encoding TetR family transcriptional regulator, yielding MAYLTKNQRHEEISKLAMQIALDEGLSAITARHIAAKGSFAIGQIHHHFQSISQLKALALHKVSDDLMTQAEQNYINISIPEQLINIISPIEGEMGSMMRKLWSEAVFLAERDNEIKKAYKQSIEEWHQAIVKLINQGKKQNIFNTPIPTETAWELIALSCGFDNIAVIEEFRFEKHIIKNCIYRILQINPPLI
- a CDS encoding tetratricopeptide repeat protein, giving the protein MWLIIMGDVNKTMKYRDCKFYFLNFLFFFLSSHVLAEGISLPKATSCSLKVSPDQQAFMISQCKLAAQSGDKDAQYLLGIYYSDGKLIPPDFSEAIYWLKAASSQASVDAQVRLADMYSMGTGVAVDNLQAYVIYKIASINGSDFAMDRADVVSERLTPQELQQANYILGKAFKGYLKEINQ
- a CDS encoding Fur family transcriptional regulator; translation: MDKAKNLIHQHDHQTCIDKALQQAEELCQDRGVRLTVLRKRVLSLIWQSHQPLGAYDILNTLTTEDGRNAAPPTVYRALDFLLENQLIHRLASCNAFVGCSHPMHTHEGYFLICSQCKNALELEYMAINKSIEEATHKAGFLVSHQTVEVLGLCSDCQKSH
- a CDS encoding zinc ribbon domain-containing protein YjdM is translated as MNTPPQCPVCGMDNTYFDGTLFICPDCTHEWATGEENIATGELVVKDSNGNLLQDGDAVILIKDLKVKGSSLVIKKGTKIKNIRLCEGDHNLDCKVDGVGLKLKSEFMKKA
- a CDS encoding LysR substrate-binding domain-containing protein, with translation MNIELRWLEDFSVLATTCSFSKAAEQRFVTQPAFSRRIKNLEDVLGFTLINRSRTPIEVTEAGQVFLITARNIIEQLHEVVRHIHHIETTQGEILRFAAAHSLAQGFFPQWMARLRREGLSVACQLVASNVGEATRAIREGACDLMLAYHDPESALQLPTELFPWLVLGQTEMVPVCGLDDNKRPLFTISNQHQFPLLAYGQGAFLGHSVNLLLRQSKLRYVKLFETAVADSLKAMAIEGLGVAWLPKLSVSNELARNELVICGDEQWFIPLEIRLYRCSLIKKTVIKSFWDQLTTSQNLMNNE
- the znuC gene encoding zinc ABC transporter ATP-binding protein ZnuC, which gives rise to MSILLIEVTQLNVKLREQSILDNINLSIYSDQIVTIIGPNGAGKTTLLKTLLGLLTPSSGTVWRQDGLTIGYVPQKLQLNPSLPLSVRRFLKLLPNITDEQINTVMKEVGASHILEKSMHGVSGGELQRVLLARALLRRPQLLVLDEPTQGVDINGQVELYKLISAICSRYHCGVLMVSHDLNLVMANTDQVICLNKHICCSGHPEQVSHDPAFKELFGSHANSFAIYHHHHDHQHNLNGQVINKHTCGDGCNHA
- the panC gene encoding pantoate--beta-alanine ligase gives rise to the protein MQLLHTIKELRIWRKDKDFIGFVPTMGNLHNGHLQLVKEAKKQTDHVVVSIFVNPIQFGVGEDFESYPRTLDQDIEKLVDVGVSAVFAPEVKELYPTPQVTFVEPSDIQYQLCGASRQGHFRGAATVVNKLFNIVQPNIACFGKKDFQQLFIIKEMVNNLNMPIKIIGVETGRANDGLALSSRNGYLSDAERLQAPELYKILQQLQQAILEGDNNYTNMLNQATTHLNTHGWQVEYLEARSAKTLLPAQVEDKHLVILAAARLGKTRLIDNIEITL